Proteins encoded within one genomic window of Sorex araneus isolate mSorAra2 chromosome 9, mSorAra2.pri, whole genome shotgun sequence:
- the LOC101549933 gene encoding 60S ribosomal protein L21-like, with translation MTNTKGKRRGTCYMFSRPFRKHGVVPLATYMRIYKKGDIVDIKGMGTVQKGMPHKCYHGKTGRVYNVTQHAVGIVVNKQVKGKILAKRINVRIEHIKHSKSQDSFLKRVKENDQKKKEAKEKGTWVQLKRQPAPPREAHFVRTNGKEPELLEHIPCEFMA, from the coding sequence atgaccaacacaaagggaaagcgGAGGGGGACTTGCTATATGTTCTCTagacctttcagaaaacatggagttgttcctttggccacatacatgcgtatatacaagaaaggtgatatcgtagacataaagggaatgggcacagtccaaaaaggaatgccccacaagtgttatcatggcaaaactggaagagtctacaatgttacccagcatgctgttggcattgtcgttaacaaacaagtcaagggcaagattcttgccaagagaattaatgtCCGCATTGAGCATATTAAGCACTCTAAGAGTCAAGACAGCTTCCTGAAACGGgtgaaggaaaatgatcaaaaaaagaaggaagccaaagagaaagggacttgggttcaactgaagcgccagcctgctccacccagagaagcccACTTTGTAAGAACCAATGGAAAGGAACCTGAGCTGCTGGAGCACATCCCCTGTGAATTCATGGCATGA